The Pyrococcus horikoshii OT3 genome includes a window with the following:
- a CDS encoding MFS transporter, whose product MEAKRALGITMLILSAFLGTIGFRLSTPAIAFYTRDILKASMLSLSLVSVSFILARAFSALFSGILLEKGKKFLYLGAFAMAGNALIVHLYPLTTNWIQVVGIKIANGFLNGISWPTAQFAIASASPDKIRARVTTIYFFLASVASLLGNYAYAYLADLTLKVQMLIVSFFYLLTTLSMFLAYYFLYAYVTPKRKERKGEKLPLDPGKILAITSLIAIITAFSSGEITYVYVSEALGIEKGMTAKLLGWISFTATALSYLTSWKADVGMVKEMVSLISILSAISPLLASIKAPVTVFLGVFLALFSSQSFRPISRKVLVSYHRSSLAIGSLNAVQNLSTFVGGLFFGLAYGFGEIHFLTTINLGLASFLPFSIVLIIMGRYIGRDENEES is encoded by the coding sequence ATGGAAGCGAAGAGAGCTCTAGGGATAACTATGCTAATCCTTTCGGCCTTCCTGGGGACGATAGGGTTTAGGCTTTCAACTCCCGCAATAGCTTTTTACACGCGGGATATTCTAAAAGCCTCAATGCTTTCTCTTTCTCTAGTTTCAGTGTCATTTATACTAGCAAGAGCTTTTTCAGCCCTCTTTTCAGGAATATTACTTGAGAAAGGGAAGAAATTCCTCTACCTAGGGGCCTTTGCTATGGCCGGAAATGCACTTATAGTGCACTTATACCCACTAACAACCAACTGGATCCAAGTAGTTGGTATAAAGATCGCCAACGGATTTCTAAATGGTATAAGCTGGCCCACGGCCCAGTTCGCAATAGCAAGCGCAAGCCCTGACAAGATTAGAGCTAGAGTCACGACTATTTACTTCTTCCTAGCCAGCGTTGCATCCCTCCTTGGAAATTATGCATATGCGTACTTAGCCGATTTAACGCTGAAAGTCCAGATGTTAATTGTCTCCTTCTTTTACCTCCTCACGACCTTATCAATGTTCCTAGCCTATTATTTCCTCTACGCATACGTCACTCCAAAAAGGAAGGAAAGAAAGGGAGAGAAACTACCCCTAGATCCGGGGAAGATCCTGGCCATAACCTCCCTAATAGCCATAATAACCGCATTTTCTTCTGGGGAGATAACTTACGTTTACGTTTCTGAAGCTTTAGGAATTGAGAAAGGGATGACGGCCAAGCTCTTAGGATGGATAAGCTTTACCGCAACGGCCCTAAGTTATTTAACTTCCTGGAAGGCCGACGTTGGAATGGTTAAAGAAATGGTTTCCCTGATCTCAATTCTCTCAGCGATTTCACCTCTCCTAGCTTCTATAAAAGCTCCAGTAACTGTTTTCTTAGGCGTGTTTCTTGCACTATTTTCATCCCAAAGCTTCAGGCCGATCTCCAGAAAGGTTCTCGTCTCATATCATAGATCCTCCCTAGCCATAGGGAGCTTAAACGCAGTACAGAATCTGTCAACCTTCGTAGGAGGGCTCTTCTTTGGACTTGCATATGGATTTGGAGAAATTCACTTTCTCACCACAATAAACCTCGGGCTTGCGAGCTTCCTTCCCTTTTCCATAGTACTAATAATTATGGGAAGGTATATAGGAAGGGATGAGAACGAGGAATCATGA
- the wtpB gene encoding tungstate ABC transporter permease WtpB, whose product MGRDYALYFFAALGSFLVVYIVLPIVTIFAKQALDFEMLVKTVHDPLVLEALRNSLLTATATALISLFFGVPLGYILARKDFRGKNFVQAIIDVPVVIPHSVVGIMLLVTFSNAILDSYKGIIAAMLFVSAPFAINSARDGFLAVDEKLEHVARTLGASRIRTFFSISLPMALPSIASGGIMAWARSMSEVGAILIVAYYPKTAQILVMEYFNNYGLRASRPISVMLMLISLSIFVFLRWLIGRVRE is encoded by the coding sequence ATGGGAAGGGATTATGCGCTCTACTTCTTCGCGGCCCTTGGTAGCTTTCTAGTTGTTTACATAGTTCTCCCCATAGTCACTATCTTTGCAAAGCAAGCCCTTGACTTTGAAATGCTGGTAAAGACTGTTCACGATCCCCTCGTCCTTGAAGCCCTTAGGAACTCTCTCCTCACTGCAACCGCAACGGCTTTGATATCCCTCTTCTTTGGGGTTCCATTAGGTTACATCCTGGCTAGGAAGGATTTTAGGGGGAAAAATTTCGTTCAAGCTATAATCGATGTTCCGGTAGTTATTCCTCACTCGGTAGTCGGTATAATGCTTCTGGTAACATTCTCCAATGCAATTTTGGACAGCTATAAAGGAATAATTGCAGCTATGTTATTCGTCTCAGCCCCTTTTGCAATAAACTCAGCTAGAGATGGCTTTTTAGCAGTTGATGAGAAGTTGGAGCACGTTGCGAGAACTCTGGGAGCTTCCAGAATAAGAACATTCTTTTCAATTTCACTTCCGATGGCCCTTCCTTCCATAGCCAGTGGTGGGATAATGGCCTGGGCGAGATCCATGAGCGAGGTTGGTGCTATACTCATAGTGGCCTATTATCCTAAGACGGCCCAGATTTTGGTTATGGAGTACTTTAACAACTACGGCTTAAGGGCTTCCAGGCCTATTTCCGTAATGCTAATGTTAATCAGCCTCTCGATATTTGTATTCTTAAGGTGGCTCATAGGGAGGGTTAGGGAATGA
- a CDS encoding AAA family ATPase: protein MIDSIRVEGFRGLKELELSSLRRINVIVGRNNSGKSTLLEALSLFLGSSDPGTFGNVLHEILIWRGWYGIQTVDDLFYNGGDSFSISSTGKTLEALNSKHSLEFKLNGEPFYKIDRESIRRLASQAVLLARFSPKENFEFLTPLTFRRFGYAESLYSYAYERKVVKDSIKVLNEAYPEVEGFSPLLKEDNWVLYVETKYGVYPYYLMGEGFKSAMIISFLSSLLRDGVLLIDSAEAFHHPKSLKVMIQTLVRGSEKNNVQVFLTTHSLELLDLMLEMGRDGFVIYMKNVEGRIEVESIEFQRASELRESIGVDLRGF from the coding sequence ATGATAGACTCGATAAGGGTTGAAGGCTTTAGAGGACTTAAGGAGCTTGAGCTTTCTAGCTTAAGGAGGATAAACGTAATCGTCGGGAGGAACAACTCTGGGAAGTCAACGTTGCTCGAAGCTTTATCCCTCTTCTTAGGAAGCTCTGACCCAGGAACGTTTGGTAACGTGCTCCATGAGATCTTAATCTGGAGGGGATGGTATGGGATCCAGACAGTTGATGATCTATTCTATAATGGTGGGGATTCATTCAGTATATCATCTACTGGTAAGACGCTGGAAGCCTTGAACTCAAAGCATTCCCTCGAGTTCAAGTTGAATGGAGAGCCTTTCTATAAAATTGATAGGGAATCGATAAGAAGGCTTGCTTCCCAAGCGGTACTATTGGCGAGGTTTTCCCCTAAAGAGAACTTCGAATTCTTAACCCCTTTAACTTTTAGGAGATTTGGATATGCTGAGAGCTTATACTCCTACGCCTACGAGAGGAAGGTTGTTAAGGATAGCATAAAGGTGCTTAACGAGGCTTACCCTGAAGTTGAAGGGTTTAGCCCCCTGCTGAAGGAGGATAACTGGGTGCTCTATGTTGAGACGAAGTACGGTGTTTACCCCTATTACCTCATGGGAGAGGGATTTAAGAGTGCAATGATAATCTCCTTCCTTTCCTCCCTCCTCAGGGATGGGGTGCTCTTAATAGATTCAGCTGAAGCTTTTCATCACCCTAAGTCACTTAAGGTCATGATCCAGACTCTAGTTAGGGGTTCTGAGAAGAACAATGTTCAGGTGTTTCTAACCACTCATAGCTTAGAACTCTTAGACCTAATGCTCGAAATGGGTAGGGATGGGTTCGTGATATATATGAAGAACGTTGAAGGGAGGATTGAAGTTGAGTCCATAGAATTTCAGAGGGCGAGTGAGCTCAGGGAAAGCATAGGCGTTGACCTGAGGGGGTTCTGA
- a CDS encoding DUF3226 domain-containing protein encodes MRIKLIIVEGKTDESFFKVLLEKLYGFREAKKLTPEFPIGKWGFRIGEHPLVLEKDNIALVIIHAEGKQRIPKVLKSVLDSVKLGLLNVEEVYVVRDVDEGNDVFEWVLSFLREREVRVDNGAIVTEGVKIYPYGMGNLTLNEPFVKEKKELELSLAYLAKLDGILEKYRGSMRALSQDKGDKLTPKDVMHILSIANDYTGDCLSGLYEKYIGIMIHRNRELLIRFLSEVNLLPLLERMVG; translated from the coding sequence ATGAGGATCAAGCTTATAATCGTTGAGGGAAAAACCGATGAATCCTTCTTTAAGGTTCTTCTTGAGAAGCTCTACGGCTTTAGGGAGGCTAAGAAGTTAACTCCTGAGTTTCCCATTGGAAAGTGGGGATTTAGGATTGGAGAGCATCCTTTAGTCCTTGAGAAAGATAACATAGCCCTCGTTATTATACATGCTGAGGGAAAGCAGAGAATTCCCAAGGTACTTAAGAGCGTGCTCGATTCAGTTAAGCTCGGCCTCTTAAACGTAGAGGAAGTATACGTCGTTAGGGATGTAGACGAAGGAAATGACGTGTTTGAATGGGTTCTCAGCTTTCTTAGGGAGCGTGAAGTTAGGGTAGATAATGGAGCTATAGTAACAGAGGGTGTAAAGATTTATCCCTATGGTATGGGTAACTTAACGCTTAACGAGCCCTTCGTAAAAGAAAAGAAGGAGCTAGAGCTTTCTCTAGCTTACCTCGCTAAGCTAGATGGAATTCTGGAAAAGTATAGGGGTTCTATGAGGGCCTTAAGCCAGGATAAAGGGGATAAGCTGACACCGAAGGATGTCATGCATATTCTCTCCATAGCTAATGATTACACTGGTGACTGCCTCTCGGGGCTCTACGAGAAATACATAGGGATAATGATCCATAGAAATAGGGAGCTTCTCATAAGGTTTCTCTCCGAGGTTAATCTCCTTCCTCTCCTTGAAAGGATGGTGGGGTAA
- the wtpC gene encoding tungstate ABC transporter ATP-binding protein WtpC, with translation MLKVESISKDYREFKLREISFDVREGEHFIILGPSGSGKTVLLEIIAGIISPDRGRILLRGEDITGLPPEKRNFSYIPQNYALFPHMTVFDNIAFGLKLRKIPRKEVARKVREVAESLGIDHLLHRKPRTLSGGEQQRVAIARALVVKPELLLMDEPFANLDVQTKSKLIREMKRWRKEFGFTAIHVTHSFEEALSLGDRVGIMLRGRLVQVGDVRDVFSKPKSEEVARFLGFENIIEGVANGRILKVGDLRIELPREVWGKVRVGIRPEDITIFMEGVKTSARNVFKARVEGIEDLGALVKLTLNLGGIILRAFITRSSLIELGIREGEEVYASFKASAIHVFP, from the coding sequence ATGCTCAAAGTTGAGTCAATATCAAAGGATTACAGGGAGTTTAAGCTTAGGGAGATAAGCTTCGACGTTAGGGAGGGGGAACACTTCATAATCTTAGGCCCCAGCGGATCCGGAAAGACAGTGTTGCTAGAAATAATAGCTGGAATCATAAGCCCGGATCGCGGGAGGATTTTGCTTAGGGGAGAGGATATAACTGGATTACCTCCCGAGAAGAGGAACTTCTCATATATACCGCAAAATTACGCCCTCTTCCCTCACATGACAGTTTTCGATAACATAGCCTTTGGGCTAAAGCTTAGGAAAATTCCAAGGAAGGAAGTAGCGAGAAAGGTAAGGGAGGTTGCGGAATCCCTAGGAATAGATCACCTCCTCCATAGGAAGCCCAGGACCTTAAGCGGGGGAGAACAGCAAAGGGTTGCGATAGCCAGGGCTTTAGTCGTCAAACCCGAGCTTTTACTTATGGATGAGCCATTTGCTAACCTAGATGTGCAAACAAAGTCTAAGCTTATCCGGGAAATGAAGAGGTGGAGGAAGGAGTTCGGGTTTACGGCTATACACGTTACTCATTCATTTGAGGAAGCACTAAGCTTGGGGGATAGGGTTGGGATAATGCTGAGGGGGAGGTTAGTTCAAGTTGGTGATGTAAGGGATGTCTTTTCTAAGCCTAAGAGTGAAGAAGTTGCAAGGTTCCTGGGTTTTGAGAACATAATAGAAGGGGTCGCAAATGGAAGAATTTTAAAGGTTGGAGACCTTAGAATAGAACTTCCCAGGGAAGTATGGGGTAAGGTTAGAGTAGGGATAAGGCCTGAGGATATAACCATCTTCATGGAAGGCGTTAAAACTTCAGCTAGGAACGTTTTCAAGGCTAGGGTTGAAGGTATTGAGGATTTAGGGGCTTTAGTTAAGCTTACCCTTAACCTTGGTGGAATTATCTTAAGGGCTTTCATCACGAGATCCTCCCTGATAGAGCTTGGGATAAGGGAAGGAGAAGAAGTGTACGCTAGCTTTAAGGCTTCGGCAATTCACGTATTTCCTTGA
- a CDS encoding biotin transporter BioY translates to MKAKEVSLVALFVALTSVGAQISVSIGPVPLTLQVFFVILAGLVLGPKLGFLSILIYDILGALGIPVFAGFSGGIAHILGPTGGYIIAFPIATFIAGLGRGKVRYLTSLMGLLVIYLIGWMWLARFVGFNKAFILGVLPFIVPDIVKAATAVIIAERLQGNT, encoded by the coding sequence ATGAAGGCCAAAGAGGTTTCCCTAGTGGCACTCTTCGTGGCCCTAACATCAGTTGGAGCCCAGATAAGCGTTAGCATAGGCCCAGTACCCCTAACCTTGCAGGTCTTCTTCGTTATATTAGCAGGATTAGTGCTAGGGCCAAAGCTCGGATTTCTAAGTATTTTAATCTACGATATTCTAGGGGCCCTGGGAATTCCAGTCTTCGCAGGGTTCAGCGGAGGTATAGCTCATATACTAGGGCCAACCGGAGGGTACATAATAGCCTTCCCAATTGCAACTTTCATAGCCGGGTTAGGAAGAGGAAAGGTGAGGTACCTAACATCCCTCATGGGGCTCCTCGTGATATACTTAATCGGTTGGATGTGGCTAGCAAGGTTCGTAGGATTTAATAAGGCCTTTATTCTCGGCGTTTTACCCTTTATAGTTCCAGATATAGTTAAGGCGGCCACCGCAGTTATTATAGCCGAAAGGCTTCAAGGAAATACGTGA
- a CDS encoding RNA 2'-phosphotransferase, protein MAYILRHSPWEFGLEPDEEGFVSIEELVNAVRKVYPWVTEEYIREIVERDEKGRYEIRGNKIRARYGHSYPVILRHEEDKESKVLYHGTVRRNLKGIMREGIKPMKRQYVHLSINYEDAYNTGRRHGEDVVVLIIDAECLRNKGYKILKAGKKVRIVKHVPVDCISGIL, encoded by the coding sequence ATGGCCTATATACTAAGGCACTCCCCATGGGAATTTGGACTAGAGCCAGACGAAGAGGGATTTGTAAGCATTGAAGAGTTAGTCAACGCTGTAAGGAAGGTCTATCCCTGGGTTACCGAGGAGTACATTAGGGAGATCGTAGAGAGGGATGAGAAGGGAAGGTACGAGATAAGGGGAAATAAGATCAGGGCTAGATATGGGCATAGCTATCCAGTCATCCTAAGGCACGAGGAGGATAAGGAGAGTAAAGTCCTCTACCATGGAACTGTGAGGAGAAATCTGAAGGGAATAATGAGAGAAGGGATAAAGCCTATGAAGAGACAGTACGTCCACCTAAGCATCAACTATGAAGATGCCTACAATACTGGAAGGAGACATGGAGAAGACGTTGTCGTTTTGATAATAGATGCTGAATGCCTCAGGAATAAGGGATACAAGATTTTAAAGGCCGGTAAGAAAGTCAGAATAGTCAAACATGTTCCAGTTGACTGCATTTCCGGAATACTTTAA
- the cas6 gene encoding CRISPR-associated endoribonuclease Cas6, giving the protein MRLKLSFIYDGDKFQPNKHAVQGFIYNMLRGTEYEDRHNRRGFKFFTFSDVFRDSKGYYSLLIASPDSGFINALYLSLKDRDHVYIGKDEIKLVEVKKFKLKLKRAFQTGSPVVIYKDSRKNEYFKLHEHRDLLFFLQRLKENAEKKFNSFYGDEFHLEGLIFDRVIPKVRKNGKVDVYVKVVKNGVPFPVIGTNWELLEKERIKPEERRFYRFIMDCGLGEKNSLGFGFLNPIKGVKN; this is encoded by the coding sequence ATGAGGCTCAAATTGAGCTTCATTTATGATGGGGACAAGTTCCAGCCCAATAAGCACGCTGTCCAGGGTTTCATTTATAATATGCTAAGGGGCACAGAGTACGAGGATAGGCACAATAGAAGGGGCTTTAAATTCTTTACATTCTCGGATGTTTTTAGGGATTCCAAGGGGTATTATAGCCTCTTAATAGCCTCCCCGGATAGCGGTTTTATAAACGCCCTCTATCTCTCCCTAAAGGATAGGGATCACGTTTACATTGGCAAGGATGAGATTAAGCTTGTAGAGGTCAAGAAGTTCAAGCTCAAGCTTAAGAGGGCCTTTCAAACTGGTTCTCCGGTAGTGATCTACAAGGATTCCAGGAAGAATGAGTACTTTAAGTTGCACGAGCATAGGGATCTTCTCTTCTTCCTGCAGAGGTTGAAGGAGAATGCTGAGAAAAAGTTCAACTCCTTTTACGGGGATGAGTTCCATCTTGAGGGCTTGATATTCGATAGGGTAATTCCCAAGGTCAGAAAGAACGGGAAGGTAGATGTGTACGTTAAGGTTGTGAAAAATGGAGTTCCGTTCCCAGTAATAGGAACCAACTGGGAATTGCTTGAAAAGGAAAGAATAAAGCCTGAGGAAAGGAGATTCTACAGGTTCATCATGGACTGCGGGTTGGGAGAAAAGAACAGTCTCGGTTTTGGTTTCTTGAATCCTATTAAGGGGGTGAAAAATTGA
- the cas10 gene encoding type III-A CRISPR-associated protein Cas10/Csm1, with product MNAKDLISLGGLFHDIGKPVQRASLYKGDHSEQGFNFLLELAEEFKKKGREDTARIYEKLALFSKYHHKDRMREIDDLGLDEELKVALYLVYVADNISSKEREEPGKTGYDVTRPLKSVFNRELAYPLVELSESRLPFPGHIEKVTKDDYRYIVNIIRKKLLETPLKIDRILPLFEKYLTFVSSATTENNVISLYDHLKMTSAIALALYNAGCRPKKLREADNCMKEENLLLIEGDFSGIQAYIYNVSGKGTLKYLRARSSYLELISWDVVLRIIEELDLTLANVVFNAGGHFMIIAQNTGEARNKLENIRKELSEWLWNNLDGEVYLGLEWMKVKGEDMVKDFREVREKLGKLVARRKLRRFEFVDNIFSFERYSERLIECSVCGREIREEEGIELEGIGKVCKTCEALFHLGGNLLKVKGFALFEKGYEGELSGPFSKFVPITGIIPKGAKYYLLKNTFEPSAEVEGTFVPYFVSDYYQEGEGNQVVTFEELAEASKGAKLVGVIKGDVDHLGLFFSNRETISEYATASRFMDYFFKFYLKQIIRGYYEDVIGYVPSLGEWRERPNVVVVYAGGDDFFIVGAWNEIFELAFRVRNAFSSYTGNNLTISMALGYFHPKTPIYRVAEVMKERLDIAKDEGRNAVYIVDRLGTFRKSYPWDLYIKYWKDIGEKIYSNGLREEFRDKKGLLYKMLEIRDLYAKDPEDVKWAYLLAYHLSRHELEEKFRTLFGIDVEALERGEPQPIYWIDGVLKVILTAVRGG from the coding sequence TTGAACGCTAAAGATTTGATATCCCTCGGTGGTTTGTTCCACGATATTGGAAAGCCGGTTCAGAGGGCTAGTCTGTATAAAGGGGATCATAGTGAGCAAGGCTTTAATTTTCTCCTTGAACTTGCTGAAGAGTTTAAAAAGAAGGGAAGAGAAGATACTGCTAGGATTTATGAGAAGCTAGCCCTATTTTCTAAGTACCATCACAAGGATAGGATGAGAGAGATAGATGACCTTGGCCTCGATGAGGAGCTAAAGGTAGCCTTATACTTGGTCTACGTGGCCGACAACATATCCTCCAAGGAAAGAGAGGAGCCAGGAAAAACCGGATATGATGTAACTAGGCCTCTAAAATCCGTTTTTAACAGGGAGCTTGCATATCCCCTAGTTGAGCTTAGTGAAAGTAGGCTACCTTTTCCTGGACACATTGAAAAAGTTACGAAAGATGACTACAGATACATCGTGAATATCATAAGGAAAAAGCTCTTAGAGACACCCCTCAAAATTGATAGAATTTTACCCCTCTTTGAGAAGTACCTAACTTTTGTGAGCTCAGCGACAACCGAGAACAACGTAATTTCTCTTTACGATCACTTAAAGATGACATCGGCAATAGCCTTGGCCCTCTATAATGCTGGTTGTAGGCCTAAGAAGTTAAGAGAAGCAGATAACTGCATGAAAGAGGAGAATCTTCTTTTAATAGAGGGGGATTTCTCTGGAATTCAAGCTTACATCTACAACGTTAGCGGTAAGGGAACTCTGAAGTACCTGAGGGCTAGAAGCTCCTACCTGGAGCTGATATCCTGGGATGTTGTGCTTAGGATAATAGAGGAGCTCGATCTAACATTAGCTAATGTTGTTTTCAATGCAGGAGGACATTTCATGATAATTGCCCAAAACACTGGGGAAGCAAGGAATAAATTGGAAAACATTAGAAAAGAGCTCTCTGAATGGCTTTGGAATAACCTGGATGGTGAAGTGTACTTGGGATTGGAGTGGATGAAGGTAAAAGGAGAGGATATGGTTAAGGATTTCAGGGAGGTAAGGGAGAAGCTAGGTAAATTGGTTGCGAGGAGGAAGCTCAGAAGGTTCGAGTTCGTTGACAATATCTTCAGCTTTGAGAGGTATTCTGAAAGGCTAATAGAGTGCTCAGTTTGTGGGAGGGAGATAAGGGAGGAGGAGGGTATCGAGCTAGAAGGGATCGGTAAGGTTTGCAAAACATGTGAAGCCCTCTTCCACCTGGGAGGGAACCTGCTAAAGGTCAAGGGATTCGCCCTCTTTGAGAAGGGATACGAGGGAGAGCTCTCCGGTCCCTTCTCTAAGTTCGTTCCCATAACTGGGATAATTCCTAAGGGAGCTAAGTATTATCTGCTTAAGAATACCTTTGAACCTTCAGCTGAGGTAGAGGGTACTTTTGTTCCTTACTTCGTCTCCGATTACTATCAGGAAGGTGAAGGAAATCAGGTGGTAACATTTGAGGAGTTGGCGGAGGCTAGCAAGGGAGCAAAACTCGTGGGGGTTATAAAGGGAGACGTTGACCATCTCGGTCTCTTCTTCTCCAATAGAGAGACTATATCTGAGTATGCAACGGCCTCACGCTTCATGGATTACTTCTTCAAGTTCTACCTTAAGCAGATAATCAGGGGGTACTATGAAGATGTCATTGGCTATGTCCCATCCCTAGGAGAGTGGAGGGAGAGGCCAAACGTGGTCGTCGTTTACGCTGGCGGCGATGACTTCTTTATTGTTGGAGCATGGAACGAGATCTTTGAACTCGCATTTAGGGTGAGAAATGCCTTCTCCTCTTATACTGGAAATAACTTAACAATTTCGATGGCCCTCGGCTACTTCCATCCAAAGACTCCCATATACAGGGTAGCCGAGGTTATGAAGGAGAGACTTGACATAGCTAAGGATGAGGGTAGGAACGCTGTTTACATAGTTGATAGACTTGGAACTTTCAGGAAATCTTACCCCTGGGATCTTTACATAAAATACTGGAAGGATATCGGTGAAAAAATTTACAGTAACGGGCTTAGGGAGGAGTTCAGGGATAAGAAGGGACTTCTCTATAAGATGCTAGAAATACGGGATCTGTACGCTAAGGATCCAGAGGATGTTAAATGGGCCTATCTCCTGGCGTATCATCTTAGTAGGCATGAGCTTGAGGAGAAGTTTAGGACTCTCTTCGGTATAGACGTTGAGGCCCTTGAAAGAGGGGAACCTCAGCCGATTTATTGGATTGATGGCGTTTTGAAGGTTATTCTAACCGCTGTTAGGGGTGGTTAG
- the csm2 gene encoding type III-A CRISPR-associated protein Csm2: MSLDPFVIRDEVNSKHIDVNKYRRETEEIARSAEKFHEWEPYRLLENAMKVAAFLKVTGLKTNQVRRVLEMARDIELKIRVGRAENITLDVTRMRFLLAYTVGRAGRRERSSIEAFYRVLDPMLKQMSEDEDFARRYFGKFFDFLQAVVAYHRFFGGEEK, from the coding sequence ATGAGTTTAGACCCGTTCGTTATTCGAGATGAAGTAAATAGCAAACATATAGACGTGAATAAGTACAGAAGGGAAACTGAGGAAATTGCAAGATCAGCGGAAAAATTCCACGAGTGGGAACCATACAGGTTGTTAGAAAACGCAATGAAGGTTGCGGCATTTTTGAAAGTAACAGGCCTAAAGACGAATCAAGTAAGAAGAGTTCTTGAGATGGCTAGAGATATAGAGCTTAAGATAAGGGTAGGAAGGGCCGAGAACATAACCCTAGATGTTACGAGGATGAGGTTTCTTTTGGCATACACGGTTGGTAGGGCCGGAAGAAGGGAAAGGAGTAGCATAGAGGCATTCTATAGGGTCTTAGACCCGATGCTCAAACAGATGTCCGAGGATGAGGACTTTGCTAGGAGGTACTTTGGAAAGTTTTTCGATTTTCTTCAGGCCGTTGTTGCTTATCACAGGTTCTTTGGAGGTGAAGAAAAATGA
- the csm3 gene encoding type III-A CRISPR-associated RAMP protein Csm3: MNREFYGKIIISGEIEAVTGLHIGSQREVSEIGGIDNPVIKDPHTGLPYIPGSSLKGRLRSLFEIYVNTRLDELKSKYSSLSNYSKGSCRDVGKENCGKFFNKKLNNVWIHVCSTYEMARNCPVCRLYGSSGKESNFPSRLIVRDAFLTEEWKKKWENGEAITEAKIEVGIDRVTSQANPRTTERVVAGTRFDFEIIYTIEDLKEWKDDLRNLLTSMLLLEDSYLGGSGSRGYGKVRFHVKGLELRPLEYYRTGDEGKIVKKTEYERVEDLLKNFETITSEFDRRVGGIEG, encoded by the coding sequence ATGAATAGGGAATTTTACGGAAAAATAATCATATCTGGAGAAATAGAAGCAGTTACCGGACTTCATATAGGTAGCCAAAGGGAAGTATCTGAGATAGGTGGCATAGACAATCCAGTCATAAAGGATCCCCATACGGGCCTTCCCTACATACCTGGGTCTTCGCTGAAAGGTAGGCTTAGGTCCCTCTTCGAGATATACGTGAACACAAGGTTAGATGAATTAAAGAGTAAGTACAGCTCCCTCTCCAATTACTCAAAGGGTAGCTGTAGGGATGTGGGAAAAGAGAACTGCGGTAAGTTCTTCAATAAAAAGTTGAACAACGTCTGGATACACGTTTGTAGTACTTATGAAATGGCCAGGAACTGCCCCGTATGCAGGCTTTATGGATCGAGTGGAAAAGAGAGCAACTTCCCTTCAAGATTAATAGTAAGAGATGCTTTTCTAACTGAAGAATGGAAGAAGAAATGGGAGAATGGGGAAGCGATAACAGAGGCGAAGATAGAAGTTGGGATAGATAGGGTTACTTCTCAAGCAAATCCAAGAACTACCGAGAGGGTCGTGGCCGGAACCAGGTTTGATTTCGAAATAATATACACCATAGAGGATTTGAAGGAGTGGAAGGATGATCTAAGGAATTTGCTTACCTCAATGTTATTGCTCGAGGATAGCTACTTGGGAGGATCCGGATCCAGGGGCTACGGGAAAGTAAGGTTCCATGTGAAGGGGTTGGAGCTTAGGCCTCTGGAGTACTATAGGACTGGAGACGAGGGTAAGATCGTCAAGAAGACTGAGTACGAAAGGGTTGAGGATCTTCTCAAGAACTTTGAAACGATAACTAGTGAGTTCGATAGGAGGGTAGGGGGTATTGAAGGCTAA